Proteins encoded within one genomic window of Spirulina major PCC 6313:
- a CDS encoding type IV pilin-like G/H family protein has translation MKPEFQAKFLQYLNSTRKEDEGFTLIELLVVIIIIGILAAIALPSLLGQANKAKQSEARNNVGAMMRGQQAAFLENQGFTSSVEALGLGIQTQTVNYQYRMVTGGTIQVAGATIGSQAVRVYATPIKPALKSYVGIVATLYAGTGNQSGESTTSAKLCETIKTGSPPVASLPAPGGTGPQELDCAKLPDVESAGWKDLGS, from the coding sequence ATGAAACCAGAATTTCAGGCCAAATTTTTACAATATCTCAATAGCACCCGCAAGGAAGATGAGGGTTTCACCCTGATCGAACTGCTCGTTGTGATCATCATCATCGGTATTCTTGCTGCGATCGCGCTGCCCTCCCTCCTGGGTCAAGCCAACAAAGCCAAACAATCAGAAGCCCGCAATAACGTCGGCGCTATGATGCGGGGTCAACAGGCTGCGTTTCTTGAAAACCAAGGATTCACAAGCAGTGTTGAAGCCCTTGGTTTAGGTATTCAAACCCAAACAGTTAACTATCAGTACAGGATGGTGACTGGGGGTACTATTCAAGTTGCAGGTGCAACTATCGGTTCCCAGGCAGTTCGGGTCTATGCCACTCCAATTAAGCCTGCTTTGAAATCCTATGTTGGTATTGTAGCCACCCTCTATGCCGGTACAGGTAACCAATCAGGAGAGTCCACAACATCTGCAAAACTTTGCGAAACAATCAAAACAGGTTCACCTCCTGTGGCCAGCTTACCAGCACCTGGTGGTACTGGTCCTCAAGAGTTAGATTGTGCTAAGCTGCCTGATGTTGAGAGCGCTGGCTGGAAAGACTTAGGTAGCTAA
- a CDS encoding alpha/beta hydrolase, with the protein MAFSSLRTVVQSASLAMVVTLATFLPSTAAYAAKDIVLTYGFLRHSIPVSEITRFAETGKQSPSLGLLVSLSQQDPALLREALNRTVPVNYLVLQGALNSSHGDSILAEAGQVVHPDSREESVPALRAAIATSAQDNRVSLLEFFENYPTDTMYVDGEKLMEAVQRARPMIEAAGDGIETVEDVLGALGF; encoded by the coding sequence ATGGCGTTCTCCTCCCTGCGGACTGTGGTGCAATCGGCGAGTCTTGCGATGGTTGTCACCCTGGCGACCTTCCTACCCAGCACGGCCGCCTATGCTGCTAAGGATATTGTTTTGACCTACGGCTTTCTGCGCCATTCGATCCCAGTGTCAGAGATTACCCGCTTTGCGGAAACGGGGAAACAATCCCCCTCCTTGGGATTATTGGTGAGCTTGAGCCAACAAGACCCCGCCCTGCTCCGGGAGGCTCTGAATCGGACTGTGCCGGTGAATTATCTTGTGCTGCAAGGCGCGTTGAACAGTTCCCACGGGGATAGTATCTTGGCGGAAGCGGGCCAGGTGGTTCACCCGGATAGCCGCGAGGAAAGTGTGCCAGCGTTGCGGGCGGCGATCGCTACCTCAGCCCAAGATAATCGAGTGTCCCTGTTAGAATTTTTTGAAAATTATCCCACCGACACGATGTATGTGGATGGCGAAAAATTGATGGAGGCGGTGCAGCGGGCGCGTCCGATGATTGAAGCGGCGGGCGACGGGATTGAAACCGTTGAAGATGTACTCGGAGCTTTGGGGTTCTAA
- a CDS encoding acylphosphatase, protein MNYSSQPSVVHAHVWISGKVQGVGYRFATVARAQQAGIRGWVRNLDDRRVEAIFEGPKVRVEKMVDWCHSGSDAAIVQRVEVEYRAVQGFKTFEVRY, encoded by the coding sequence ATGAATTATTCATCCCAACCCTCTGTTGTCCATGCCCATGTTTGGATTTCTGGCAAAGTGCAGGGGGTTGGCTATCGCTTCGCCACAGTGGCACGGGCACAGCAAGCAGGCATCCGGGGCTGGGTACGCAATCTTGACGATCGCCGGGTTGAAGCGATTTTTGAGGGGCCCAAGGTAAGGGTGGAAAAAATGGTGGATTGGTGTCATTCTGGGTCAGATGCTGCCATTGTTCAGCGGGTAGAAGTTGAATATCGGGCGGTGCAAGGGTTTAAGACGTTTGAGGTGCGCTATTGA
- a CDS encoding bifunctional riboflavin kinase/FAD synthetase codes for MWITSSTQQALTPTALALGNFDGVHRGHQTVMAPIARPQLGESPLVSTVVTFDPHPREFFSGDRRPLLTPLAEKVQQLEAFGIEQLVLLPFTAALARMTPQAFVDEILIAQLQAQRVSVGADFCFGRDRSGTATALQAIAAASGCEVLITPLHCHDTERVSSSGIRQALAAGDVAIAAAALGRPYTLNGVVVQGQQLGRTIGFPTANLQVPDHKLLPRHGVYRVRVSSAAGLRNLTGVMNIGCRPTVSGTKPTIEVHLLDWSGNLYGETLAIAIEKFIRPEQKFPSLDALKAQIAADCQGARV; via the coding sequence GTGTGGATCACTTCTTCGACTCAACAAGCACTAACCCCCACTGCCCTCGCCCTCGGCAACTTCGACGGCGTTCACCGAGGGCATCAGACCGTGATGGCCCCCATCGCTCGCCCGCAATTAGGCGAAAGCCCCCTGGTGTCTACGGTGGTGACCTTCGACCCCCATCCCCGCGAGTTTTTTTCCGGCGATCGCCGCCCCCTCCTTACCCCCTTAGCGGAAAAAGTCCAGCAGCTAGAAGCCTTTGGGATTGAGCAATTGGTGCTGTTGCCCTTTACGGCGGCATTGGCGCGGATGACTCCCCAGGCATTTGTAGACGAGATTTTAATCGCCCAACTCCAGGCCCAACGGGTTAGCGTCGGGGCGGATTTTTGTTTTGGGCGCGATCGCAGCGGTACGGCAACGGCCTTGCAAGCGATCGCTGCCGCCTCTGGTTGTGAAGTGTTGATCACACCCCTCCATTGTCACGACACTGAACGGGTGAGTAGTTCCGGAATTCGTCAGGCCTTGGCGGCGGGGGATGTGGCGATCGCCGCTGCGGCCCTCGGTCGCCCCTACACCCTGAACGGCGTAGTCGTCCAAGGCCAACAACTGGGCCGCACCATCGGCTTCCCCACCGCCAACTTGCAGGTTCCCGACCATAAGCTGCTGCCGCGCCACGGTGTCTATCGGGTGCGGGTGTCCAGTGCGGCGGGTCTGAGGAACCTAACCGGCGTGATGAATATCGGCTGTCGTCCCACGGTCTCCGGAACCAAGCCGACGATTGAAGTGCATTTACTCGATTGGTCGGGGAATCTCTACGGCGAAACCCTCGCGATCGCGATCGAAAAATTCATCCGCCCTGAACAAAAGTTTCCCTCTCTCGATGCCCTCAAAGCGCAAATTGCAGCCGACTGCCAAGGGGCCCGGGTCTAA
- a CDS encoding AAA family ATPase: MSDRITRLTESLARVIVGKDHAIRLVLTALISGGHALLEDVPGVGKTLLAKSLARSINGKFQRIQCTPDLLPSDVTGTNIWNPSSREFEFLAGPAFANILLADEINRATPRTQSALLEVMEEAQVTIDGVALTVPAPFFVIATQNPIEYQGTFPLPEAQMDRFTLSLSLGYPTESEELVMLQRHQTMSMTTLEPCITTEEVLELQAQARQVAVTPALQQYILRLVRASRSDAEVVLGVSPRGTVALQRAAQAYALIDRRDYTLPDDVKVLAPYVLAHRMIPAGGKQAKVIIERLLDTVPVD; the protein is encoded by the coding sequence ATGAGCGATCGCATCACCCGTCTTACCGAATCCCTCGCCCGCGTCATTGTCGGCAAAGATCACGCCATTCGCCTCGTGCTCACTGCCCTGATCAGCGGCGGCCATGCCCTCCTTGAAGATGTGCCCGGTGTGGGGAAAACTCTGCTCGCAAAATCCTTAGCGCGATCGATTAACGGCAAATTCCAGCGCATCCAATGCACCCCCGACCTGCTCCCCTCCGATGTGACGGGAACCAATATTTGGAACCCCAGCAGCCGCGAATTTGAATTTCTAGCGGGCCCCGCCTTCGCCAACATCCTCCTCGCCGACGAGATCAACCGAGCCACCCCCCGCACCCAATCCGCCCTCTTAGAGGTGATGGAAGAGGCCCAAGTCACGATCGACGGGGTGGCTCTCACCGTCCCCGCGCCCTTTTTCGTGATCGCCACCCAAAACCCCATCGAATACCAAGGCACATTCCCCCTCCCCGAAGCCCAGATGGATCGCTTTACCCTCTCCCTGTCCTTGGGCTATCCCACGGAATCCGAAGAACTGGTGATGTTGCAGCGTCATCAAACCATGAGCATGACAACCCTCGAACCCTGCATCACCACCGAAGAAGTGCTCGAACTCCAAGCCCAAGCGCGTCAAGTCGCCGTGACTCCGGCGCTGCAACAGTATATTCTGAGGTTAGTACGAGCCTCGCGATCGGATGCAGAGGTGGTTTTGGGGGTGAGTCCGCGTGGAACGGTGGCCCTCCAACGTGCGGCCCAGGCCTATGCCTTAATTGATCGGCGCGACTATACGCTACCGGATGATGTCAAGGTGTTAGCGCCCTATGTATTAGCCCATCGGATGATTCCGGCGGGTGGAAAGCAGGCTAAGGTGATTATTGAACGATTGTTAGATACTGTGCCGGTGGATTGA
- a CDS encoding RRXRR domain-containing protein: MQRIPVQNPDGTPAMPTKSSRAQKWVAQGKAQWVKTNLRIKAVRLKAEPSGRNTQPIVVGVDPGKLYSGIAVQSAQATLFQSHLELPYPKVRERMDHRRMLRRSRRSRRINRELPFQLRNHRQKRFNNRKQQKVPPSIRANRDLEFRVVQELSQLFPIATIGYEKVRADVDLTSGRKGAKSGQGFSPVMVGQAYAIEKMEQIAPVYTRYGWQQDGNGTAQLRSTLGLKKSQDKAEQIPQTHAVDGIALACGYFIEYRPFHRKRSHGYLWFGEVKLTSAPFVVIKRPPISRRQLHLMVPRKKGLRRKYGGTVTRHGFRKGDLVRAEMAGRVSVGYVSGDTTRQVSVSEFTGKRIGQFSAAKVELLYRATGILVSCPQRLSVSGAFNPAA; encoded by the coding sequence ATGCAACGCATCCCAGTCCAAAACCCTGATGGTACTCCTGCCATGCCCACTAAGAGTAGTCGCGCTCAAAAGTGGGTAGCGCAGGGCAAGGCCCAATGGGTGAAAACCAATCTACGGATCAAGGCAGTGCGCCTGAAAGCGGAGCCATCGGGTCGTAATACCCAGCCCATCGTGGTCGGGGTCGATCCCGGCAAACTCTATTCAGGGATTGCCGTTCAATCCGCTCAAGCGACATTATTCCAGTCCCACCTAGAACTCCCCTACCCCAAGGTGCGTGAACGGATGGATCATCGCAGAATGCTACGGCGTTCTCGCCGCAGTCGGCGGATTAATCGAGAGTTACCCTTCCAGCTACGAAATCATCGCCAAAAGCGATTTAACAACCGTAAACAGCAGAAAGTGCCCCCCAGTATCCGAGCCAACCGAGACCTAGAGTTTCGAGTTGTTCAGGAGTTGTCCCAACTATTCCCCATTGCCACCATTGGCTACGAGAAAGTTCGCGCCGACGTGGACTTAACCTCAGGTCGAAAGGGAGCAAAATCTGGGCAAGGTTTCTCTCCGGTCATGGTGGGGCAAGCCTACGCCATTGAGAAAATGGAGCAGATTGCCCCTGTCTACACTCGCTACGGATGGCAGCAGGATGGCAATGGCACCGCTCAACTTCGCTCTACCCTGGGATTGAAGAAGTCTCAGGACAAAGCAGAACAAATTCCCCAAACCCATGCGGTAGATGGTATCGCTTTAGCCTGTGGATACTTCATCGAGTATCGTCCCTTCCACCGGAAACGCAGTCACGGTTATCTTTGGTTTGGAGAGGTTAAGCTCACATCTGCCCCATTTGTGGTGATTAAACGGCCACCCATCAGTCGCAGGCAACTGCACCTCATGGTTCCCCGTAAAAAGGGTCTACGCCGCAAATATGGGGGCACAGTAACCCGCCATGGATTCCGGAAGGGCGATCTAGTGCGGGCTGAGATGGCAGGTCGCGTCTCGGTGGGCTATGTGAGTGGGGATACAACTCGGCAAGTTTCTGTTTCTGAGTTCACTGGGAAGCGTATTGGGCAGTTTAGTGCTGCCAAGGTTGAGCTACTCTATCGCGCCACGGGTATTTTGGTCAGTTGCCCGCAGAGATTGTCAGTCAGTGGGGCATTTAACCCCGCTGCCTGA
- a CDS encoding HepT-like ribonuclease domain-containing protein: MREFTNERTFDDFQDDRKTIRAVLYNLAVMGEAVRDLPPELEFG, from the coding sequence ATCCGAGAGTTCACGAATGAAAGAACCTTCGATGATTTTCAAGATGATCGAAAGACAATCCGGGCCGTGTTGTATAACCTTGCCGTTATGGGTGAAGCCGTTCGCGATCTTCCACCCGAATTAGAATTTGGTTAG
- a CDS encoding 2-isopropylmalate synthase, whose amino-acid sequence MANEQDRIIIFDTTLRDGEQSPGATLNVDEKLTIAKSLARLGVDVIEAGFPRASLGDFEAVQKIADQVGIEGGPTICGLARATKEDIRQAAEAVKPAANGRIHTFIATSDIHLEYKLRKSRKDVLAIVPEMVGYAKSLINDIEFSPEDAGRSDPEFLYEVLEAAIAAGATTVNIPDTVGYTTPEEFGALIRGIKENVPNIDQAIISVHGHNDLGLAVANFLAAVQNGARQLECTINGIGERAGNAALEELVMALYVRRGFYNPFLGRPAESTEPLCNIDTTQIYKTSRLVSNLTGMLVQPNKAIVGANAFAHESGIHQDGVLKHRLTYEIMDAESIGLTKNLIVLGKHSGRHAFRDRLQTLGYDLSETELNKAFLRFKDLADKKKEIGDLDLEAIVNDETQQVPELFHLELVQVSCGDRARPTATVTLRTPSGQELTDAAIGTGPVDAVYKAINRVVNIPNDLIEYSVKSVTEGIDAMGEVTIRLRHEGRTFSGHAANTDIIVASARAYIGALNRLSAALNSSETPLHPQAAALT is encoded by the coding sequence ATGGCAAACGAGCAAGACCGCATTATTATCTTTGACACAACCCTCCGGGATGGTGAACAGTCTCCCGGTGCAACCCTGAACGTGGACGAAAAGCTGACGATCGCAAAATCGCTGGCGCGACTGGGTGTAGATGTCATTGAAGCGGGCTTTCCTCGTGCGAGCCTGGGGGACTTTGAAGCGGTGCAGAAAATTGCCGATCAAGTGGGCATCGAAGGCGGACCGACGATCTGCGGGTTAGCGCGGGCCACAAAAGAAGATATCCGCCAAGCCGCCGAAGCCGTCAAACCCGCCGCCAACGGTCGGATTCACACCTTTATCGCCACCTCGGATATTCATTTAGAATACAAACTCCGTAAGAGCCGCAAAGATGTTTTAGCGATCGTGCCGGAGATGGTGGGCTATGCGAAATCGTTGATCAACGATATTGAATTTTCCCCCGAAGATGCGGGGCGCAGTGATCCGGAATTCCTCTATGAAGTGTTGGAAGCGGCGATCGCCGCCGGGGCAACAACGGTTAATATTCCTGATACCGTTGGCTACACCACCCCCGAAGAGTTCGGCGCGTTGATTCGCGGCATTAAAGAAAATGTCCCCAACATTGACCAGGCGATCATTTCCGTCCACGGCCATAATGACCTCGGTTTGGCGGTGGCGAACTTCCTCGCAGCGGTGCAAAACGGGGCGCGACAACTGGAATGCACGATCAACGGCATCGGCGAACGGGCCGGCAATGCCGCCCTCGAAGAATTGGTGATGGCGCTCTATGTGCGGCGCGGCTTCTACAATCCCTTTTTGGGACGGCCCGCAGAATCCACCGAACCCCTGTGCAATATCGACACGACGCAGATTTACAAAACCTCGCGCCTGGTGTCGAATTTGACGGGGATGCTCGTGCAGCCGAATAAGGCGATCGTCGGGGCTAATGCTTTCGCCCATGAGTCGGGTATCCATCAAGATGGGGTGCTGAAACATCGCCTCACCTACGAAATCATGGATGCGGAATCCATCGGCTTAACGAAAAATCTGATTGTTTTGGGTAAGCATTCGGGCCGCCATGCGTTTCGCGATCGCCTCCAAACCTTGGGCTATGACCTGTCGGAAACGGAATTGAATAAGGCATTTTTGCGGTTTAAAGATCTGGCCGACAAGAAAAAGGAAATCGGCGATCTCGATTTAGAAGCGATCGTTAATGACGAAACCCAACAGGTTCCCGAACTGTTCCATCTCGAATTAGTGCAGGTCTCCTGTGGCGATCGCGCCCGGCCCACCGCCACCGTCACCCTCCGCACCCCCAGCGGCCAAGAACTCACCGATGCCGCGATCGGCACTGGCCCCGTCGATGCCGTTTACAAAGCGATTAACCGCGTCGTTAATATCCCCAACGACCTGATCGAATATTCCGTCAAGTCCGTCACCGAAGGCATCGACGCGATGGGCGAAGTCACGATCCGTCTCCGCCACGAGGGCCGCACCTTCTCCGGCCATGCCGCCAATACCGATATTATCGTCGCCTCGGCCCGCGCCTACATTGGGGCCTTGAATCGCCTCAGCGCCGCCCTCAACAGCAGCGAAACCCCCCTCCACCCCCAAGCAGCGGCGTTAACCTAA
- a CDS encoding uracil-DNA glycosylase, with amino-acid sequence MYCIDVAETANFVTLAGVVHNCRPPGNRTPLPAEVEACRPYLLEQIRLVDPKIILFAGATAMKALTGKKEAITKIRGQWLNWNGYDCMALFHPAYLLRNPSREKGKPKWLMWQDIQAIRDKYDALRADNPG; translated from the coding sequence GTGTATTGCATTGATGTGGCGGAAACGGCCAACTTTGTCACCCTGGCGGGGGTGGTGCATAACTGCCGTCCCCCCGGCAATCGCACCCCTTTACCCGCCGAAGTGGAGGCCTGTCGCCCCTATCTCCTCGAACAAATTCGCCTCGTTGATCCGAAAATCATCCTGTTTGCCGGGGCTACAGCCATGAAGGCCCTGACGGGAAAAAAAGAAGCGATCACCAAAATTCGCGGTCAATGGTTGAACTGGAACGGCTACGACTGCATGGCCCTGTTTCACCCGGCCTATTTACTGCGGAACCCCTCGCGGGAGAAGGGCAAGCCGAAATGGTTGATGTGGCAGGATATCCAGGCGATTCGGGACAAATACGATGCTCTCCGGGCTGACAATCCGGGCTGA
- a CDS encoding cation diffusion facilitator family transporter: MMMQKGTQSDWQIRLLLGAILWLMVLVVWVKGSLGWEVRSLSLIVQAFHTLIICFNTLFSLLSIVNADHPDGRMIYGHGQRETLATFVLIALLTLMTVLFASMFVPQLMAIAQRQPLPFDLQIGIPLVQLLGMISAIPLGLACFCGYQARQLHHPILAFNTKQLFIETGLSFFVMAGLWGVWFGEPLIDLIVALILWLVALDRVWQVIAWQFPLLVEQTAIAPDVLAAIARNVDGVKRCDRIRSRGIVGQFVYLQMHLIIDHHYEPLTHELVRELEAELRRRYGALQVTFYVESDRE, encoded by the coding sequence ATGATGATGCAGAAGGGGACTCAGTCGGATTGGCAGATTCGGTTGCTCTTGGGGGCCATTCTTTGGTTGATGGTGTTGGTGGTGTGGGTGAAAGGCTCCCTGGGGTGGGAGGTGCGATCGCTGAGTTTGATCGTGCAAGCCTTCCATACCTTGATTATTTGTTTTAATACCCTCTTTAGCCTGCTCTCGATTGTCAATGCGGATCATCCCGATGGGCGGATGATTTACGGCCATGGTCAGCGGGAAACCTTGGCCACGTTTGTCTTGATTGCCCTGTTGACGTTGATGACGGTGCTGTTTGCGTCGATGTTTGTGCCGCAACTGATGGCGATCGCCCAACGTCAACCCCTCCCCTTTGACCTCCAGATCGGGATTCCCCTCGTGCAACTGTTAGGCATGATCAGCGCCATTCCCCTCGGTCTTGCCTGTTTCTGTGGTTACCAAGCCCGCCAACTCCATCACCCCATCCTCGCTTTTAATACCAAGCAGCTTTTTATTGAAACGGGGCTATCGTTTTTCGTGATGGCGGGGCTGTGGGGGGTGTGGTTTGGCGAGCCGTTGATTGATTTAATCGTGGCGTTGATTTTGTGGTTAGTGGCGTTGGATCGGGTCTGGCAGGTGATCGCCTGGCAATTTCCCCTGTTGGTGGAACAAACGGCGATCGCGCCGGATGTGCTGGCGGCGATCGCCCGCAATGTGGATGGGGTGAAACGGTGCGATCGGATTCGGTCGCGGGGCATTGTCGGTCAGTTTGTCTATCTCCAAATGCACCTGATCATTGACCACCACTACGAACCCCTCACCCATGAACTGGTGCGGGAACTCGAAGCAGAACTACGCCGCCGCTATGGGGCGTTGCAGGTGACGTTTTATGTGGAGAGCGATCGCGAATGA